TATGATGCAGTTATACTAAAATCCTGATGATCGTCAAAACTTGTGGTTAAATAAGTTTTTGCCATTCATCATAGACTATTGGTGCATCATCAGTACTTGTGAACAATTTGGTCAATAGTCGTGACAATATTTATACTAAAATCTAGATGATTCGCCAAGACTTGTGGCGAGACAAATCTTTATGCATTCATTAGACCTGGTGATCTGCCAGGACTTGTGACCAAtttattttaaagttgaaacacaACTTTTACTAAATTCTTTGTGATCTATTATGACTTGTGGCAAGACAAGAGTTTGCTCATTTATCCGAAATTCTGGCATTCGTCAGGACTTTATGGCCAAGTTTTGGCGTGCAAACTATTTTTGCTAAACTTTTTTAAACGACTTCAAAACTTAAACAACAATGCAAAAATAATCTTGTTTGTGCAATCTCCCGTTCCAGATACTAAATGGTTAAACTCCTTATCTAGTTTCATGTTGTATGACATTTTTTTCAACAATCGTGATATCTTGGCTAACTTACACGCATCTCGACTAATCCACTAGATATCTACCACCTCCCACCACCAACAAATTCCAGGTAAATTATGTCCACTCTTTAGAGTCAAAATATCCTTAATTTGATTGCTACTCTTCCTTCAAAAACCAAAGTTCGTCTTCTCTTCAAGTTGTAATTTAACATTTTTTTCGTATCTAAGCATAGAGATGATACATTTTTCCTACCTTTATAGAATTTGTACGTTTTCATCAAACTTACTTTTAAATGTGTACATATTATTCTAAGACAAAATCATTTTCAAATACGTACATAATACTCTAACTTTCTAGATATTTTCCCACAATAATAAACTTTATATCGATTATTAAATTCGTTAATCCTTAATTCCTCATCATATTTATAAGATAGATAAAAACAAAAATAGTACGTCTAATAGAGACGTCTCATAAGTCTAGAATCAGAATTTCTTTGGTCCCTCCCAGCCCACTACGCGTCGACATCCACCGTCCCCCCcgtctacccccccccccccccccaaaaccctTGTAAATTTTCACCGTGAATGTAAACAtggatttttttttcaatttattaaaataaaatttatatatttgagaCTACATAGAAAAGTATTACTCCCTCAATCTCAGTTTTTGTGATATAATTTAATTAGACACAAGATTTAAGAAGgtaaaatttgtggtctaaaataaactACAAATACTTATATGGTGTTAAATAAGGAAAATTTTTaagttaaattttttttaaatatagaaatatatcattcTGTTTAAAATTGACTATAAATAAAAGTATATAACatagaaaataaattaaaataattaataatttatttaacatatatttaaaaagaaaagttaaccttccaaattcaaaagtgtcatataaattgtgacggaagaataataatataaaaaagtaGAAAGTCGTACAGAAAACGCTAATGCAGGACAGGGATTTGTCATGAAGTAGAAGTTGGTGGCCTGTGCTTCTATTTCTCTACACACTATAATATGCTCACAAACAACGCTAATTCATTTCCAAAATAACTAGTATTTTGTATTAAAATAATGTAAGTTTACTCTCTATTTTAATTCGTCCTTTCTGTTTTAGCGGTTCACTTTCATCCATTTGTTACCCAATAATTAATATTCTGTGCTTATCGCCTAGCACTTAGCGTTTCCAGGTTTATTTTTCTCACTTCTCTCCTGTTTTTGGTATCTATATTTTGTCTTTTTCTGATTTTGAATTATATACGTGCCTTAATtattatttgtagattttgaTCAGTTTTGAGAAAACGAAATTGCTGTGAAAAAAGGAAAACGATGTCGTCGAATATAATTCCCGGCACTGATGGATCGCCTTCCAGAATTGTATTGAAGGAGCATACTGGATCAACTGCTGaggtttcttgtttttttttttttttttttttgagtttatgagTAATATTTGCGATGGATAATTGTGATTTGAGTTTTGTATTTAGTTTATGAGGGATTTTAATTGTGTTTTCCTAAAATTATGACTGTTTGTGCTGTATAATTGTGATTAAGTAGGTGTTTGGCTATAGaaaccaaacaaatatttttcactttatttggagtTTTTGAAgtttggagttgtgtttgattatagtttttgcaaaaaaaataaataaataaaaatatttggttgtttgagtgtaccgaaagtgaaaaaaagaaaaatgaaaacagGGTTTTGGGTGTATTCCAAAATTTCACATTTCATGGACAAATGCTGatttttcaaataaaaattttccggaaaaaagtgaataattctcatggccaaacgggtaaTAAGTTCGTTGTTTCGGTTCTGTACATGCTTGTTTTACTTACTGAAATGCACGGATTTGTACATTTGTAAAGCTTGACGAATGGCACTATTCTTCATTGAATTATTGATCATTCTTATGGGAATAATTTACTGAAGATAGAGGGTTTAATATCTCAAGCTTTACCTGTTGTTGAAAGTGTTTTGGTTTCTCCATAACTAGTAAGTAGTAATCCTAAATTTGATCTTTTTTAGTGACTTCTGTACTTCATCTTTGCAATTTGTAGTTTGTTAATTAGTTTGATTTTGGTAGTTGTAATGCTTGGCCTTTCTAAACTAAAATATCACCTCATAGCTGAATTATGGCTTTGTTTTTCCCATCTCGAACATTTTCCAGAAGTTCTCAAAAGTACATATTCGTAGTTTGGATAGCGAGCAACCTCTTGATTAGAAGAGTTTCTGTAAAGGCACGCTGCTTGCTTATGAGAAGCTGAAATAGTTAACAGAAGATAACGCATCGGATAGGAAATATTTTTCATGGCTTTTCTTGTTTTTGTTCCTATTCATTATTATCTCAGTGGTTGGTTATACCTTGAAACTTTCAATTTCTGTTGATCTTTTCCATTTTCTTGCTAATGGTTTAGTCCTGATCAAAAATGGTCTTGTCTTGAACTTTAGCGTTTACGGAGTAGGTGTTATCTAGTCAGAGCTATAGGTGTTATCTAGTCAGAGCTATGTAGCTATCAATGCTTTTGGGAAAACAAATGAAGTGACAATAACTTGGGCTCTCCATTGTACCTATGAAAAGCTCTTCGATGTCCATTTAACTTAGAGATGATGTGCTACCTTTTCAATTGGCATATGGAGGATCCTCTATTATCCAAATGCATGAAGTAGTATACATGGCTGAATGGCCAGGTGAAATATCACGAAGTGGTTGTGGGACTACAATGATACTGAGCTTTATGGGttggaaaaatacaaaaagtTCTGTTTTATCTTGTCCTTCATGTCACCTAATTCTAGTACATATTCTCTGCTGCAGGTGCTTTTTCAGGGAGGACAGGTTGTTTCTTGGAAGAATGAACGAAGAGAAGAACTGCTGTTCAGGAGTAATAAGGTCTAAAAGCGTTCACTAAACTTGTTCTGAACTTTAGTTATCACATCCCAATGCATTTGATGAATGTTCTTATGGATTAGTATAGTGAAAAGAGACTGAGAATGTCAAACCTTCCTGTATATACTTAAGTAGCTGATCTGTTTTTATTTTGTTGTATGACATGCATGCGGGGGCACAAAGTTTTTGTGACTAAATGCTATCAACTTTACGTGTCAATGCAACAGTTCCATTCATATTCATGTTTGTCTTGCTACTTTGTGAACATGAAATGGATAGTTCTCCTATGTGGAAGTTCACAATTTTGGACATTTGGATTTCACCTTCAGCTGGATACTCTTCAGTCTTGACTCCATATTTGAGGATCCGAGTTTCTCAACTTGAATTATGATCATTATATGAATtaccaaaaaaatttaaaaaaatccaAAGGTCTGGATTTGGGACCACTGTAGAAATTGGAGTTTAAAGAACAAAACTGAAAAGTACTTTCTCGGAGAAATCTCTGAAAAGACAGTTGTTGATGCTGGAATTGTTCCTTTTCCAACCTTAGCATCTCGGAAGTGCTTATGTATAGTAAAAGATTGAGTTGCTTTGATAACTTGTGTATTCACTTGGTCTACCATACTTCTGAAACCAACTAATTGCATTGGCCTCTCCAGCATTGTGCAGCACGATGAGCAACATCTGATCAGTACTTAAATCCCGCGATTCACTTCTACACCATATCAAATAGGACTCACATCTAACGGGCTACATGTCTTATGAGACGGCTGTTCCTTTAAGCAATTTTGCGCCACCTTCTACTAGGATTCGCAGGTTAGAAGGGCTGATCAGTGTTTTATCTATGATGTGTGCATCACTGAATAGGTATCCAGCGACTTAAGAGTAAATATGACTAGCTCCTAAGTTGTGCGGACTCTCCGTTTTTGGTGCTGATCCAGacaaatttgggggaaaattgagattttgatttctcaaaattaaAGATAAAACAGATTTAAGATAAGGAAATGACGTACCTTCAATATTATAGTACTTTTGTCTCATTTTTGCTGCTTCGTGTTTCAGAGAATATACACGTAAGTTTTTCATAGAATATCTCTCAACATTAATAGCTCTactttttataattttgaattttcttaggttgaatccccgcacccgtatccatacctGGATAAAATTTAGATTTTGCCGAATCCGACACTCGGATTACCCGTATCGGATGCCCGCACctgagtccgagcaacttagacTAGCTCTTCTTTACAGTCCATAAAAGCAAAAATTATCCTCGTATGCAGGGTGAAATGCTATTCAATTATGTAGAGATGTCAAATCTCTCAAGGAATGTTGAGTTCAAAATCAGCAAAGCATAGAATGTGGAGTATAGTCCATATTGCTTGTGTAACGTAAATGTGACTGTGGTATAAGGAAACTTTAGGTTTCAACTATATAAAGTTGCTAGATCTCTCACATAACTTGATTTACTTGTATGTTTGAAGATACACCTCCCACTCAAGATATTGACTTTAGATCATTGTTCATTCATTTATATTGGCAGCCGGATGCTTCTGTAGCCCTTTTCTCTTATTATTGTCCTGACTATGGGTTCTTGCACGATCTTGCAGACCCTGTGGAAACCTCCTAAAGCCATCAGAGGGGGAATACCTATCAGCTTCCCACAGGTTGGCCCACAAACTGAACTAGCAATTTTGGGGTTCTTTCTTTGTTCACTTTTGCATTTTAACTGTAAATGTGTATTGTAGTTTGGAATTTTTGGTTCTTTAGAGCGACATGGTTTTGCAAGAAACAGAGTTTGGTCATTGGACGATTCTCCTTCTCCTCTACCTGCAGCAAACAGTCAGTCCACTGTGGATCTCATCTTGAAGTCCACAGAAGAGGATCTGAAGACTTGGCCTCATAGGTGGGGAGATGCACGGTCTTACATTCTATTAGCAGATAGTAATGCCTATTAAGATCAAGATCTACAAAGCTAACTTGAGGTGCGGTTTGGCAGGTTTGAGCTGCGGCTGCGTATTTCTGTCAGTGCTGGCAAGCTGACTTTGATCCCTCGTGTGAGGAATATAGATAACAAGCCATTCTCATTCACGTTCTCCATGCGTAATTATTTATCTGTTTCTGATATCAGGTTTGCCTTGTTGGTTCGCTAGTTATTTTTCTGGTAACAAGTTGGAATTTGCAATAACTATTATTGTCCCTTTTTAGGGGTTCTTGCAATGAATTCAGACGACGTATTATAATGTATCCTGCTCATTCAATCATGAatgttctcattttttttttatagctgAACTTTGCTAGATACACCACTATGCTTTTTCAGATAGGTGATGCAGTTTATTTGCAGTGAAGTGCGGGTTGAGGGCTTGGAGACACTTGACTACTTCGAGAATTTGCAGCAGGGTGAAAGGTACACAGAGCAGGCAGATGCAATTACATTTGATAGTGAGGTAATATTACTATTTTTAGGCTTGTTCTCCATATTTCTCGAGGATAGACACCTTAATTTGAACTCAGGACCACTCGGTGCCAGAGGAACTTCTCTTAGATAACTTCAGTATGCTTGGTTGTTTGAATTTTTCATATTTCAGTGAAAAGAGGAGGACTTCATTTCACACTATTATTTTGCTGATCTAGACCTTTTCATTCTGTTAGATTGATAGGGTATATCTGAGCACACCAACAAAAATTGCCATAATAGACCATGAGAAGAAGAGAACTTATGTCCTTCAGAAAGAAGGAATGGCAGATGCTGGTATGGTGATTattaccttttctttttcttttaatttttgatCTCTTTTCTCTCAATCTCCATTGAGTATTTTTAAGTGCAATGTGGATGTGATATGCAGTTGTTTGGAATCCTTGGGACAAAAAGGCCAAGTCTCTCCCCGATTTAGGTGATGAAGATTACAAGAAGATGCTATGTGTGGATTCTGCTGCTGTTGAAACTCCGATTATCTTAAAACCCTCGGAGGAGTGGAAGGGGCGGCAAGAGCTTTCTACGGTATCGTCAAGTTACTGCAGTGAACAATTGGACCCTAGGAGAGTTCTTTATGGCCTTACCTAATCTCATCCATGGTGTGATTGAGGTGCTATATCTAAGAGTTTATTTATGTATACTATATGTGCCTTTTGCTATTCCACAAACACATTCATGTTTAGTTTGTCAGTTTCTGGAGGGTTAACTTTAACATTACGGATCTATTTTATGAGCACATAGTTGCTGTTGCAGATCGTTTGCTGAGCTTCCACTGCTTCTTTTCTCCAACTGTGAGATATCTTATATAGTTATATGTTTTCAATTTTACATTGCATAAAGAAAATCCCTTCTTGGTGTTGCAATAGTTCGATGGATGACTAATTTGAATAGCAGAAAATATAGCATATAGAATATAAATACACAACGCATGCATACATAATGTAAGAGTTGAGAGAGAGATAGggggtggttttttttttttttggggggggggggggggggggttgtggagGAGTTTCGAAGATTGCATAATAAAACTTATGAAATACTGCACTATGAAAAATCAACCATGTTGTGATCATTCTCTTATTGAGCAATTATTCATCAGTCCAAATTCACCAGCTTATTCCTTAACAACCTACAAATTGCTGGAAACCCGCTACTTAGAACAGAGAGAGCATGGATGCCCCGAACTTCTCCTTGGCTTCTTTGTCAAAGGGATCATCACCTAAATACATGTAGATGAAGGCCCTGCAGAGTAGTTCACTTTCCACCTTGCTCACAATCTCACCCTTTACTGCATTTAGTTAAATTTAAGGTTTAATCAAGTTTTCCAATCAAATTGATCGCGTGATACTGATAAGAACTAACTTGTGGTAGATTTTACCTTTGGTCTGAAGAACATATCCTGGGAGTCTTGAAATCTCAATTACAGAACCAGAAGCCAGCTTTATGTCATCAGATGCTTCACCCATGATCCTAATATAACAACATTGATATTAGAGTTTTAGCATTCAAGTTAGGGTTGAATAGAAATAATTAGCAATTTAAATTGGTTGTAGTACTTCTTTGTGAGCTCATCGTTCTTCCCACCAGTGAGTTTCTTTATGGCAGCTCCGAGGCCTTCGTCAAAGTTCTTTCTTACCATGCTCATAGTCAGGTTAGAGAAAACAATTACCAACCGCACCACCATTCCTAAATCACTGTCAATCACCATTTGGAACATTTCCTTTGTTGGTTTTGAGGGTGCTTTCCCTACCTTGGACTGCATAAGGTCTTTCAATTTCTCATTGTCTGCATATATTCCTGCAGTCAAATAATAGGGAGAGTGGTTAGTTTGTGGAGGCCAGTTTGTGTAGCTATATCCCCTATCATAATTAGGTTGAACTAGATTAGAACATAAATCAAGTAGAAGACACATGTAACGGTGTATTACCAAAGCCATAGACTTTAATGCCCATGCCAAGCATGCTCTTCTTCCTTAAACCTACGGATTTCAACTGCTTCCCATCTTCAAGTCTGACAGCAAAAGAGACTCCAGTTTTAGGCTCAACCTCAACGGGAACTTCCTCCTCTTTGAAAGTTGCACCATTGGGTTCTTTCTCCGGATCACGTTTCTCGTTCTTTTCCTCTTCACTTTTGGCTCCATTAGGCTTCTCTTGTGTTGTTTCTGTAGTCTTTGGTTCACCTTCGCTTGCCTTCTCCTTGTCCATTGTTGACTTTAAAGCAAGACCACTCTCGGGGTCGATTTCAACTGCCTCAATCTTGGCAGTGACATCTTCCATGGCGGTCGGCATTTTACACTGATGGATGGTTATAGGCAAAGAGGAAGATAGGAATTGTATTTCTGTTTTGCTGTGATTTGAAGATTCAGTGTTTTTGAGGTTTATATAGGGAGAAATTTGCCAGAAACCTGCTGTGATTTATTGATGTCTGAGTCTATTGGCACAGAGAAAGGATGCACCTAATCGTCTTTCCTCGGTATGAGCATTGAGATAAAGGGAGGTAAATGGTACTCTGCTGTTTTTAGTGTGAGTGTCTAGCTTGACTAATCACGACATTTAAAAAAATAAGGAGGTTTAaactaaaaatgtgtataatgtaTCAAAATGTCTTTTTGAATTTTGTTGTCCTACACATGCCAAACAAaactacagtcaaacctctctataattgccATTCATTATAACGACATTTCAATATAACGGCTTGATTTTCTCCagaaccgatttttcatgttatatattacttctctataacaaaaTTTTACCTATAACAGTAatgacattcattatagcggtacactctttataaaattatctctctataacagtcatactaaaatattgtgtaataaattttgtaagaaatataatatgtataaaaataaaatattaaaatatttatggtaatcatcattaatgtcatgcACATAGTAAATTTCAAGTACGAAGAGTCAAATGTTAAGTTCTTAGACAGCTATTGAATTCCCTTTTGCTGTAAATTTGAACAAAATTCTTCGTCAACGCAAGCGTTATATTATCACAAAGAGACTGCAGTTTgcgaaacaacctacaattgtagaattcttacgtcaaacatgaaatatttaaattctcaattaattttaaatgcatatgttccttgAATTTTAATTCTTTATTGGTACGGTACGACTAGTTATAGATTTATTAGTAATTAATTAgtctttttaattttaattaatgagGTTTGAAAATCAATTgcaattttaaaattaacaaatatatttttttcgtttataacataaaaagtaaaGAAAAATAGTTGTTTGagtacttttgtttataacagctaaatgagatctaaacatcaaatgCCAATATACATGCATAACAACAGctcactatagcagccatgaaaCTTTCGGACAAACGCTGCCATTAAAGAGAAGTTTGACTGTATTAGGCTTAGAGAGTTACCAAATATAAATAGATATATTCATTTTGAAACAGATTAAAGAAAAGAGTAAGACTTTTACTAAACTGCCCTTTTTATTACTGCTATTTATAATAGCAGTAATAAGGTGAATATTTTATTTTGAAATACTTGTCAATCtttatcttgaatttttaagGTGACTTGTTTGGGACAAATCTTTTTTTGCCaaaatgacacttattttgagacggagggagaaTAATTTATTATAGCTCATTAACTGCTTTCCTTGGTGAAAGAAAACAGTAGTGTGGTTTATCTCCTTGTATTAGTTGCGCATATTTTGCCAAAAAATTTAGGCTGTTTGGAACACATTTCAAGGACCTGTAATGTTGGCTTTCATAAATGTGTGATCTCCATTCGATGTGATACGTTCGTCTCAACTTTCAACCAATTTCAAGGTGGTGGATAAATGCGGATACAATTCGATAAAATAAAAAGTTAAAAGTTCTGAGGCTCTCCGGTTCAGCTAGGTCTATAATTTCAAATTTATACATGAATCAAGATCGATAAAAGGAAGTTCTTCAACCATTGATTTAAACTCATTGTTGAATCCTACTCGGCGGAATATAGAGGTATATATGACAGATTGAGCCCATCTGATCTTTCATAATAAAGTGATAGACGAAACTGTCATAAAGCAACTTATTTGTAAAGATTGCTTCGCTATAACACATACATCACATATCCTGGATCAAGTAAAAACTTTGGGTTTCCAACAAGCTACTGCTACATCCATTTTGTTAGAATTTGATGAACTTTTAACAATACCTTCTAAGAAATAGCTAGTTCAAGATAGTGAATAAGGAGCGAAATATCTACCGTTTGATGTTCATACAACGACATCTACAATTTCTTTTACAGGTTCTATAACAAAAATGATGTATTCTATTAAAGAGAATCCTCATAAATTGCTTTGAATAGGGAAATCAATCATTTGTCCTTAAGGATCCAACATTAATCCTTTCGAACCTACTAATTTATATTGCATTAAAAAGGTTAATCATCCTAAAATTAGGAATCGATAATCTAGTGGTAATTCTTTTTTTAACACTTTCAATGTAATTGTGGAAGAAAATTGAAAtgactaagggtgtgtttggtatggcgAAAAATGTTTTCCACATAAAATGTTTTTCGAAATGTCATTTTAAGAGCATTTGCATATATTCAAAGCAAAACACTATCAGGTTTTTGAATTCAGAGTGCAACTTCTGATGGTGAGGGGTAGGTGGGGTGGGGTAGGCAGGTAGCGGTGGTGGGTGGATAGTTCAGGGGTGGATGTTTTGCTTTATTgatccggaaaatgttttccctCAAATTTTAAGGAAGACATTTTCCAAGATATTTAGTGCAACCAAACAAGGGaaaataggaaaacattttccatggtaccaaacacacccttaaatGCAATAAAAGAAATATTTTGATTAGTGGTACTTTAGTGCAAAGATTATTTTATCTGTAGTAGAGTATATACAGATCAAATCCATGTAGATTCATGCATAATGATCACGACAAAACGAAATGATAGATTTGCCACGTCAGACCTCAATCTACTATATAAATCCCATGTATGATTCCTAACTGGATTAGCATTTCGCGTCATCCAATCTTAGTGAAAATATCAAAAAATCAAACCACCATTAAATAGATAATAATGCGGAGAAAAAACTGAATCATTTTGTTTAAGCAGAATTCTGAATATAATACAACAATGGCCGCTGTGATAGAGCACAAATCTTACGCTAGAGTTGGAATCCTAGTGACGTTTATTATGGAAAAACTTTATCTTTCAGCCTTGGTAACTTTTGGGCTTCTGTTCGGTTGGAGGATTCTGAAGATCACCTCATCCTACTCACGATCTTGTCCAGTTCAATTCCATTACTCACCTGGTCTCTCACTCTCACTTTGACATGtccttttaaattattattttttgtgcTCAATCTCAGTGTttgtcaaaaaaattattttggggCACCCAAGGGTGTTGTCAAGTGGTCATTGAAGTGGGTTGAACATAATGAGCTCTAAGGTTCAATTTCCAACAGAGTTACCTGATACGTGTTGCTGGTGGTAGGTATTACGCGAAATTAGTTCAGGTGCGCGCAAGCTGGATGGACACCACAgttatcaacaaaaaaaaaattgtttactcAGAGACGTATATATGTCAATACAGGGAT
Above is a genomic segment from Lycium barbarum isolate Lr01 chromosome 12, ASM1917538v2, whole genome shotgun sequence containing:
- the LOC132621580 gene encoding putative glucose-6-phosphate 1-epimerase isoform X2, which gives rise to MSSNIIPGTDGSPSRIVLKEHTGSTAEVLFQGGQVVSWKNERREELLFRSNKTLWKPPKAIRGGIPISFPQFGIFGSLERHGFARNRVWSLDDSPSPLPAANSQSTVDLILKSTEEDLKTWPHRFELRLRISVSAGKLTLIPRVRNIDNKPFSFTFSMRNYLSVSDISEVRVEGLETLDYFENLQQGERYTEQADAITFDSEIDRVYLSTPTKIAIIDHEKKRTYVLQKEGMADAVVWNPWDKKAKSLPDLGDEDYKKMLCVDSAAVETPIILKPSEEWKGRQELSTVSSSYCSEQLDPRRVLYGLT
- the LOC132622404 gene encoding chalcone isomerase-like protein 1, which codes for MPTAMEDVTAKIEAVEIDPESGLALKSTMDKEKASEGEPKTTETTQEKPNGAKSEEEKNEKRDPEKEPNGATFKEEEVPVEVEPKTGVSFAVRLEDGKQLKSVGLRKKSMLGMGIKVYGFGIYADNEKLKDLMQSKVGKAPSKPTKEMFQMVIDSDLGMVVRLVIVFSNLTMSMVRKNFDEGLGAAIKKLTGGKNDELTKKIMGEASDDIKLASGSVIEISRLPGYVLQTKVKGEIVSKVESELLCRAFIYMYLGDDPFDKEAKEKFGASMLSLF
- the LOC132621580 gene encoding putative glucose-6-phosphate 1-epimerase isoform X1, whose amino-acid sequence is MSSNIIPGTDGSPSRIVLKEHTGSTAEVLFQGGQVVSWKNERREELLFRSNKTLWKPPKAIRGGIPISFPQFGIFGSLERHGFARNRVWSLDDSPSPLPAANSQSTVDLILKSTEEDLKTWPHRFELRLRISVSAGKLTLIPRVRNIDNKPFSFTFSMRNYLSVSDIRGSCNEFRRRIIIEVRVEGLETLDYFENLQQGERYTEQADAITFDSEIDRVYLSTPTKIAIIDHEKKRTYVLQKEGMADAVVWNPWDKKAKSLPDLGDEDYKKMLCVDSAAVETPIILKPSEEWKGRQELSTVSSSYCSEQLDPRRVLYGLT